Proteins from one Nicotiana tabacum cultivar K326 chromosome 23, ASM71507v2, whole genome shotgun sequence genomic window:
- the LOC107784667 gene encoding villin-3: protein MSSSAKALDSAFQGAGQRVGTEIWRIEDFQPVPLPKSDYGKFYSGDSYIILQTTSGKGGAYLYDIHFWLGKDTSQDEAGTAAIKTVELDAVLGGRAVQHREIQGHESDKFLSYFKPCIIPLEGGIASGFKKPEEEEFETRLYICKGKRVVRMKQVPFSRSSLNHDDVFILDTKDKIYQFNGANSNIQERAKALEVIQFLKEKYHEGLCDVAIVDDGNLQAESDSGSFWVLFGGFAPISKKVVTEDDIVPEKTPPKLYSINGQVSPMDGELSKSSLENNKCYLLDCGAEVFVWVGRVTQLEERKAAIQTAEEYLVSQNRPKATRVTRVIQGYEPHSFKSNFDSWPSGSAPAPEEGRGKVAALLKQQGVGVKGASKSAPVIEEVPPLLEGGGKVEVWRINGSAKTPVPKEDIGKFYSGDCYIVLYNYHSHDRREDYYLCWWIGKDSIEEDQSMAARLASTMCNSFKGRPVLGRVFQGKEPPQFVAIFQPMLVLKGGLSSGYKNYIADKGLNDETYAADSVALIRLSGTSVHNNKAVQVDAVPASLNSNECFLLQSGSSIFSWHGNQSTYEQQQLAAKVAEFLKPGATVKHTKEGTESSAFWFAVGGKQSYTSKKVATEVSRDPHLFAYSFNKGVEEIYNFSQDDLLTEDVLLLDTHAEVFVWIGQSADSKEKQSAFDVGQKYVEMAASLEGLSPNVPLYKVTEGNEPCFFTTFFSWDPAKASAHGNSFQKKVMLLFGVGHASENQQRSNGSGGPTQRASALAALNSAFSSPSPPKSSSATRPAGTSSASQRAAAIAALSGVLTAEKKQSSEGGSPVRSNRSSPVRSSRSSPVRSADSGPTENDLSTAEVQDSEKASEPKEIVEPAESNGSEPKPEAEQDEGGNESGQAIFSYEQLKAKSDNPVTGIDFKRREAYLSDEEFESVLGMKKEAFYKLPKWKQDMHKRKVDLF from the exons ATGTCTAGCTCTGCAAAAGCTTTGGATTCTGCATTTCAGGGTGCAGGTCAAAGAGT AGGAACCGAAATTTGGAGAATTGAGGATTTCCAGCCAGTTCCTTTGCCAAAGTCCGATTATGGAAAATTTTACTCGGGTGATTCATACATCATCTTGCAG ACAACTTCAGGAAAGGGAGGTGCTTACTTATATGATATACACTTCTGGCTTGGAAAGGATACTAGCCAG GATGAAGCTGGAACTGCAGCTATCAAAACAGTGGAGCTTGATGCAGTTCTTGGAGGACGAGCAGTACAGCATCGGGAAATCCAAGGTCACGAATCTGACAAATTTTTGTCATACTTTAAACCATGTATTATACCTCTGGAAGGTGGTATTGCATCTGGATTCAAGAAGCCAGAGGAGGAAGAATTTGAAACAAGGCTGTATATTTGCAAGGGTAAAAGAGTTGTGAGGATGAAGCAG GTCCCGTTCTCCCGGTCCTCTCTAAATCATGATGATGTGTTCATTCTGGATACTAAAGACAAGATATATCAGTTCAATGGTGCAAACTCCAATATCCAGGAAAGGGCCAAAGCATTAGAAGTTATTCAgtttttgaaggaaaaatatcATGAGGGGTTGTGTGATGTTGCAATTGTTG ATGATGGAAATTTGCAAGCTGAGTCTGATTCTGGTTCATTCTGGGTTTTGTTTGGTGGATTTGCTCCAATTAGCAAAAAGGTTGTTACTGAAGATGATATTGTCCCCGAGAAGACACCTCCTAAACTTTACAG TATCAATGGTCAAGTTAGTCCTATGGATGGTGAACTTTCAAAGTCCAGCTTGGAAAACAACAAATGTTATCTTTTGGATTGCGGTGCTGAGGTATTTGTCTGGGTTGGTCGTGTAACTCAACTGGAGGAGAGGAAAGCTGCCATTCAAACAGCAGAG GAATATCTTGTCTCTCAAAATAGACCCAAGGCAACACGTGTAACCCGGGTTATTCAAGGTTATGAGCCACATTCTTTCAAGTCCAACTTTGACTCTTGGCCATCAGGATCCGCACCTGCGCCTGAAGAGGGGAGAGGAAAAGTAGCAG CTTTGCTGAAGCAACAAGGTGTCGGTGTCAAAGGTGCCAGCAAAAGTGCTCCTGTGATTGAGGAAGTACCTCCATTGCTTGAAGGGGGTGGAAAAGTAGAG GTTTGGCGCATCAATGGTAGTGCAAAGACACCCGTCCCAAAAGAAGATATTGGTAAATTCTACAGTGGAGATTGCTATATAGTTCTCTACAACTACCACTCTCATGATAGAAGAGAAGATTATTATCTATGCTGGTGGATTGGAAAGGATAGTATTGAG GAGGACCAAAGCATGGCTGCTCGATTGGCCAGTACAATGTGCAATTCTTTTAAAGGAAGACCTGTGCTG GGTCGGGTGTTTCAAGGGAAAGAACCTCCACAATTTGTTGCAATCTTCCAGCCCATGCTGGTCCTTAAG GGTGGTTTGAGCTCTGGCTACAAAAATTATATTGCTGATAAAGGCTTGAATGATGAAACCTATGCTGCTGATTCAGTTGCACTTATTCGGTTATCTGGAACTTCTGTGCATAATAACAAAGCGGTTCAAGTTGATGCT GTGCCAGCTTCGCTGAACTCTAATGAGTGTTTTCTTCTGCAATCTGGCTCTTCAATATTCAGTTGGCACGGTAACCAGAGTACTTACGAGCAGCAGCAATTAGCAGCTAAGGTTGCAGAATTCTTGAAG CCAGGAGCGACAGTGAAACACACTAAAGAGGGAACAGAGAGCTCAGCTTTCTGGTTTGCTGTTGGAGGAAAACAAAGTTATACCAGCAAGAAAGTGGCTACAGAAGTCTCCCGGGATCCCCACTTGTTTGCTTATTCATTTAATAAAGGT GTTGAAGAAATCTACAACTTCTCTCAAGATGATTTATTAACTGAGGACGTCTTACTGCTCGATACACATGCTGAAGTGTTTGTTTGGATTGGTCAGTCAGCAGACTCCAAAGAAAAGCAGAGCGCTTTTGACGTTGGACAG AAATACGTAGAGATGGCTGCATCTTTGGAAGGATTATCACCAAATGTTCCACTCTATAAAGTAACAGAAGGAAATGAGCCTTGCTTCTTTACAACATTTTTCTCATGGGATCCTGCGAAAGCTAGT GCCCATGGAAACTCGTTCCAGAAGAAGGTTATGCTACTCTTTGGTGTTGGTCATGCTTCAGAG AACCAGCAAAGATCAAATGGGTCAGGTGGGCCAACCCAAAGGGCGTCAGCCTTAGCTGCTTTGAACTCTGCTTTCAGCTCCCCATCTCCTCCAAAATCTAGTTCTGCAACAAGGCCTGCTGGAACAAGTTCGGCTTCACAAAGAGCAGCTGCCATTGCTGCGTTATCTGGTGTTCTTACAGCTGAAAAAAAGCAGTCATCTGAGGGCGGTTCTCCTGTCCGATCAAACAGAAGCTCACCTGTCCGGTCAAGCAGAAGCTCTCCTGTCCGATCAGCAGACTctggccctactg AAAATGATCTTTCTACTGCTGAGGTCCAAGATTCTGAAAAAGCTTCAGAACCTAAGGAGATAGTTGAGCCCGCAGAGTCTAATGGGTCAGAACCAAAGCCAGAAGCAGAGCAGGACGAGGGTGGAAATGAAAGTGGTCAGGCTATTTTTAGTTATGAACAGCTGAAGGCTAAATCTGACAACCCTGTCACTGGGATTGACTTTAAGCGGAGAGAG GCTTATCTTTCGGATGAGGAATTTGAGTCTGTACTTGGTATGAAAAAAGAAGCATTCTATAAGTTGCCTAAATGGAAGCAAGATATGCACAAAAGAAAGGTTGATCTCTTCTAG